One Salvia splendens isolate huo1 chromosome 22, SspV2, whole genome shotgun sequence DNA segment encodes these proteins:
- the LOC121786523 gene encoding QWRF motif-containing protein 3-like: MKNRRTLTITACSDMQSAKSRILSPRNLSPASSSASTSSTTDYHGSGLESPNSILAPMKQRADQSRKAKTLKNSGFLRGLWPSTDSSKAKKTIDFIGGERREESEQGRSKGKIDRNPQPLLGRQRSCTEFRRIRSQREDSKENRNPILGGSTRYTRKSNFLDKSQSSEEDNENIMPGRFSIDDVAVRNNSFSKYDSGLNFDFSLASYMAPTVSSRKHRIDAPSSRSLRWSGEHLEIDNNKKNSPKICNSGKKGGGDWAGLSARIGSPRAPSSPKRKGVRNILNLGINLVKGRKSSSASSPAGPGSAENVHQLKLLHNGLARWRFSNAKSEVANENYVKNCEEKFQHVQFALFKIRQSILQKKLQLQEEKLEMKLNYIIQSQMKALEVWANLERQYSSAISNTTDCLHSVVCKIPLVDGAKVEPQIASAMCDASNLATNINIMVATFQPTVEKNVGVVAELAMVVIQEKQLLEECLDLFKFISTLELEERSLRSSIMQLRLMQQQQQLGILA, translated from the exons atgaaaaacagaCGCACTCTCACCATCACTGCGTGTTCCGATATGCAGAGCGCGAAATCGAGGATATTGAGCCCGAGAAACCTCTCTCCGGCGTCGAGCTCGGCTTCTACTTCATCAACAACCGATTATCACGGCAGCGGCCTTGAATCCCCAAATAGTATTCTCGCTCCAATGAAACAGAGAGCCGACCAATCGAGAAAGGCTAAAACCCTAAAAAATTCAGGATTTCTCCGAGGTCTTTGGCCGTCGACAGATTCGTCAAAGGCGAAGAAGACGATCGATTTCATCGGCGGTGAGCGGCGCGAGGAGTCGGAGCAGGGAAGGAGTAAGGGAAAAATTGATCGGAATCCGCAGCCGCTTCTCGGGCGGCAGCGGAGCTGCACCGAATTCAGACGGATCCGGAGCCAGCGAGAGGATTCTAAGGAGAATCGCAATCCAATTTTGGGAGGATCGACGCGATACACGAGGAAATCAAATTTTCTGGATAAATCGCAATCGTCGGAAGAAGATAACGAAAATATCATGCCGGGGAGATTCtctattgatgatgtggcagtgagaAACAACTCGTTTTCGAAATACGATTCGGGCCTGAATTTCGATTTCTCGCTGGCGTCGTATATGGCCCCAACGGTCAGCTCGAGAAAGCACCGGATCGACGCACCGTCATCACGGTCACTGCGGTGGAGTGGTGAACATCTGGAAATTGATAATAATAAGAAGAATTCTCCGAAAATTTGCAACTCGGGGAAGAAGGGTGGTGGAGATTGGGCCGGCCTGTCGGCCCGAATAGGCTCTCCGAGGGCTCCGAGTTCTCCGAAGCGGAAGGGAGTGaggaatattttgaatttggggATTAATTTGGTGAAGGGGAGGAAATCGTCGTCGGCTTCATCTCCGGCCGGGCCGGGCTCGGCGGAGAATGTGCATCAGTTGAAGTTGCTGCATAATGGGTTGGCCCGATGGAGATTTAGCAATGCAAAAAGTGAAGTTGCTAATGAGAATTATGTCAAAAATTGCGAG GAAAAATTCCAACATGTTCAATTTGCCCTTTTCAAGATTCGACAGTCTATCCTACAAAAGAAATTACAGTTGCAGGAGGAGAAATTGGAGATGAAATTAAACTACATAATTCAGTCTCag ATGAAGGCATTGGAAGTTTGGGCAAACCTGGAAAGACAATATTCATCAGCAATTTCAAATACAACGGATTGCTTGCATTCTGTTGTTTGCAAAATACCCCTCGTTGATGGAGCAAAg GTTGAACCACAGATAGCTTCGGCCATGTGTGATGCATCAAATCTTGCAACCAACATCAATATTATGGTGGCTACCTTTCAACCTACG gTTGAGAAAAATGTTGGAGTTGTGGCTGAACTGGCAATGGTAGTAATACAAGAGAAGCAACTATTGGAAGAATGTTTGGACCTTTTCAAATTCATCTCTACATTGGAG TTGGAAGAGAGGAGTTTGAGGAGTAGCATTATGCAATTAAGGTtgatgcagcagcagcagcaactaGGGATATTGGCGTAA
- the LOC121787484 gene encoding protein LAZ1-like, whose protein sequence is MLLRIVNSGYYHLLIWLTGEYSTPIWAVLIAGTFVVVTLTLSIYLMFEHLSSYKNPEEQKFLIGVVLMVPCYAVESFVSMVHPAISVDVGIARDCYESFAMYCFGRYLIACLGGEERAIEFMRREGRAGMKAPLLDDHGHERGIVRHPFPMNYILKPWKLGQWVYQVIKFGIVQYMIIKALTAISAVILEAFDVYCESDFKWNCGYPYMAVVLNFSQSWALYCLVHFYAITKNELVHIKPLYKFLTFKSIVFLTWWQGVAIALFYAIGLFKSPIAESLQFKSSVQDFIICIEMGLASAVHLYVFPATPYELMGDRFSGSVAVLGDYASVDCPLDPDEVRDSERPTKLRLPQPDYEARSGMTIRESVKDVFLGGGEYIVNDVKFTVTHAVEPVEKGITKFNQKLHKISENIKKEKRTKDDSCISSAKAVIRGIDDPLLNGSFSDSSSSSKRKKHRRKSGYTSAESGNESSIDTTFGGYKIHGGRWLVKD, encoded by the exons ATGCTGCTGAGAATCGTCAATTCAGGTTATTATCATCTCCTAATTTGGCTCACCGGCGAATATTCAACGCCTATATGGGCAGTTTTGATCGCCGGTACCTTCGTCGTCGTCACTCTCACCCTCTCCATATACCTCATGTTCGAGCATTTGTCCTCCTACAAGAATCCCGAG GAGCAAAAGTTTCTCATAGGAGTGGTGCTGATGGTTCCATGCTATGCTGTTGAATCG TTTGTTTCAATGGTACACCCAGCAATTAGTGTTGATGTTGGGATTGCTCGTGATTGCTACGAGTCCTTTGCCATGTATTGCTTTGGGAGGTATCTAATTGCTTGTTTAG GCGGAGAAGAGAGGGCAATTGAGTTTATGAGGAGGGAAGGGCGTGCAGGTATGAAAGCACCGCTACTAGATGATCATGGTCATGAAAGGGGAATTGTGAGGCATCCTTTTCCGATGAATTATATCTTGAAGCCTTGGAAACTTGGTCAGTGGGTTTATCAGGTTATCAAGTTTGGAATTGTTCAGTAT ATGATAATAAAAGCATTGACAGCTATTTCAGCAGTAATTCTCGAAGCTTTTGATGTGTATTGTGAAAGCGACTTCAAATGGAATTGTGG GTACCCGTATATGGCTGTGGTTTTAAATTTCAGTCAGTCATGGGCTTTGTATTGTTTGGTTCATTTTTATGCCATCAcaaagaatgaattggtgcacATCAAACCACTGTACAAGTTTCTGACATTCAAGTCAATTGTGTTCTTAACTTGGTGGCAAGGTGTTGCAATAGCTCTTTTCTATGCCATTGGCTTATTTAAAAGTCCAATAGCCGAGTCCTTGCAATTTAAATCAAGTGTTCAGGACTTCATCATCTGCATAGAG ATGGGTCTTGCTTCTGCGGTTCACCTTTATGTTTTCCCGGCAACGCCTTATGAGTTAATGGGAGATCGCTTTTCTGGAAGTGTTGCAGTCCTCGGAGATTATGCATCCGTGGATTGTCCTCTGGACCCAGATGAGGTTAGGGATAGTGAACGCCCCACAAAGCTGCGCCTTCCTCAACCTGACTATGAAGCCAGAAGTGGAATGACAATTAGAGAGAGCGTTAAGGATGTTTTTCTCGGGGGTGGTGAATAT ATTGTGAATGATGTGAAGTTCACAGTCACTCACGCAGTAGAGCCAGTAGAGAAAGGAATCACTAAGTTCAACCAGAAGCTGCATAAGATCTCCGAGAACATAAAGAAGGAAAAGAGAACCAAGGACGACAGTTGCATTTCCTCGGCGAAGGCAGTGATCCGAGGAATCGACGATCCCCTCCTTAATGGGAGCTTCAGCGACAGCAGTAGTAGCTCGAAGAGGAAGAAACATCGGCGCAAATCCGGGTACACGAGTGCAGAGAGCGGCAACGAAAGCAGCATCGACACTACGTTTGGTGGTTACAAGATTCATGGCGGTCGATGGCTCGTCAAAGATTAG